One Mugil cephalus isolate CIBA_MC_2020 chromosome 8, CIBA_Mcephalus_1.1, whole genome shotgun sequence genomic window carries:
- the hdr gene encoding hematopoietic death receptor isoform X1 — MNDAHIPVVVFALVWVLKPTGANLPSALDVGGSGAQRDVSCREDLEYLVGSICCLNCPAGKYVKSPCTQAGQKGECEECDYGTFTEHDNGLKQCFKCTPCHPDQEVVRQCTHTQDTECRCKSGTFCHPDHACEVCRKCSKCKTGEEIVRNCTSTTNTECKKIQPKSASATGVTAVIVACVVATLAIVGIAVCVCKKRIPQRDSGSDLPDRTKAGQYTAISLPGESGGGETGIANLMLPRQPVRAKSLAGVEDEYKMLCESLDSSASNSQSSLAGLPSSAYPATYPRASPVVPRQPNRREDEQLPKLVPMNGEESLKRCFGYFEELDVDQHKRFFRHLGISDNVIKSRENLLYEDRIHELLNIWVEKEGRDASLNDLLKALLELNQRRTAETVMENAMKDGHYYSS, encoded by the exons ATGAACGACGCTCATATACCTGTG gTTGTTTTCGCGTTAGTCTGGGTCCTCAAACCCACTGGGGCAAACCTGCCGTCTGCCCTTGATGTGGGAGGCAGCGGGGCACAGAGGGACGTCTCCTGCAGAGAAGACTTGGAGTACCTAGTCGGCAGCATCTGCTGTTTAAACTGTCCAGCTG gcaAATATGTGAAATCGCCATGCACGCAAGCAGGACAGAAGGGGGAGTGTGAAGAATGCGATTATGGAACCTTCACTGAGCATGACAATGGGCTGAAACAGTGCTTCAAGTGCACACCGTGTCACCCAG ATCAGGAAGTTGTAAGGCAGTGTACTCACACTCAAGATACTGAATGTCGGTGCAAATCGGGGACGTTTTGTCATCCTGACCATGCATGTGAAGTGTGCAGGAAGTGTTCAAA GTGTAAAACTGGTGAAGAGATCGTAAGGAACTGCACATCAACCACCAACACGGAGTGCAAGAAAATCCAGCCCAAATCTGCCTCTGCTACAG GTGTCACTGCAGTGATTGTGGCATGTGTGGTGGCCACTCTGGCCATTGTTGGGATAGCAGTTTGCGTGTGCAAGAAGAGAATTCCACAAAGAG ACTCTGGGAGCGATCTACCTGACAGGACGAAAGCTGGCCAG TACACTGCCATCAGTCTTCCTGGGGAAAGCGGGGGTGGAGAGACCGGAATCGCAAATCTAATGCTGCCCCGGCAACCGGTGAGAGCCAAATCCTTAGCCGGCGTGGAGGATGAGTATAAAATGCTGTGTGAAAGCCTCGACAGCTCAGCCAGTAACTCCCAGAGCAGTCTAGCCGGCCTGCCATCCTCTGCCTACCCTGCAACTTACCCTCGAGCCAGCCCCGTCGTCCCCAGGCAGCCCAACAGGAGG GAAGATGAACAATTACCCAAGCTTGTTCCCATGAATG GTGAAGAGTCACTCAAGAGATGCTTTGGGTATTTTGAAGAACTGGATGTGGACCAGCATAAGAGATTCTTCCGTCACCTTGGGATCAGTGACAATGTGATCAAAAGCAGAGAGAACCTTCTCTATGAAGACAGGATCCACGAGTTGCTGAACATTTGGGttgagaaggagggaagagacGCTAGCTTGAATGATCTGCTGAAAGCTTTGCTTGAGTTGAACCAAAGGAGAACGGCGGAGACGGTCATGGAGAATGCCATGAAAGATGGCCATTATTACTCCTCCTAG
- the hdr gene encoding hematopoietic death receptor isoform X2 has protein sequence MNDAHIPVVVFALVWVLKPTGANLPSALDVGGSGAQRDVSCREDLEYLVGSICCLNCPAGKYVKSPCTQAGQKGECEECDYGTFTEHDNGLKQCFKCTPCHPDQEVVRQCTHTQDTECRCKSGTFCHPDHACEVCRKCSKCKTGEEIVRNCTSTTNTECKKIQPKSASATGVTAVIVACVVATLAIVGIAVCVCKKRIPQRDSGSDLPDRTKAGQYTAISLPGESGGGETGIANLMLPRQPEDEQLPKLVPMNGEESLKRCFGYFEELDVDQHKRFFRHLGISDNVIKSRENLLYEDRIHELLNIWVEKEGRDASLNDLLKALLELNQRRTAETVMENAMKDGHYYSS, from the exons ATGAACGACGCTCATATACCTGTG gTTGTTTTCGCGTTAGTCTGGGTCCTCAAACCCACTGGGGCAAACCTGCCGTCTGCCCTTGATGTGGGAGGCAGCGGGGCACAGAGGGACGTCTCCTGCAGAGAAGACTTGGAGTACCTAGTCGGCAGCATCTGCTGTTTAAACTGTCCAGCTG gcaAATATGTGAAATCGCCATGCACGCAAGCAGGACAGAAGGGGGAGTGTGAAGAATGCGATTATGGAACCTTCACTGAGCATGACAATGGGCTGAAACAGTGCTTCAAGTGCACACCGTGTCACCCAG ATCAGGAAGTTGTAAGGCAGTGTACTCACACTCAAGATACTGAATGTCGGTGCAAATCGGGGACGTTTTGTCATCCTGACCATGCATGTGAAGTGTGCAGGAAGTGTTCAAA GTGTAAAACTGGTGAAGAGATCGTAAGGAACTGCACATCAACCACCAACACGGAGTGCAAGAAAATCCAGCCCAAATCTGCCTCTGCTACAG GTGTCACTGCAGTGATTGTGGCATGTGTGGTGGCCACTCTGGCCATTGTTGGGATAGCAGTTTGCGTGTGCAAGAAGAGAATTCCACAAAGAG ACTCTGGGAGCGATCTACCTGACAGGACGAAAGCTGGCCAG TACACTGCCATCAGTCTTCCTGGGGAAAGCGGGGGTGGAGAGACCGGAATCGCAAATCTAATGCTGCCCCGGCAACCG GAAGATGAACAATTACCCAAGCTTGTTCCCATGAATG GTGAAGAGTCACTCAAGAGATGCTTTGGGTATTTTGAAGAACTGGATGTGGACCAGCATAAGAGATTCTTCCGTCACCTTGGGATCAGTGACAATGTGATCAAAAGCAGAGAGAACCTTCTCTATGAAGACAGGATCCACGAGTTGCTGAACATTTGGGttgagaaggagggaagagacGCTAGCTTGAATGATCTGCTGAAAGCTTTGCTTGAGTTGAACCAAAGGAGAACGGCGGAGACGGTCATGGAGAATGCCATGAAAGATGGCCATTATTACTCCTCCTAG